The following are encoded in a window of Bradyrhizobium sp. WBOS07 genomic DNA:
- a CDS encoding Fe(3+) ABC transporter substrate-binding protein, producing the protein MINLRVLAASAAVLSLTLSFASKAAANGEVNVYTYRETKLIQPLFDAFSKDTGIKVNVVSASSGLEQRMKAEGANSPADVLLTVDIGRIDEAVQAGVTQPIKSEVVDKVVPAQYRDPDGYWAGISMRARVIYASKDRVKQDKITYEELADPKWKGKICIRSGQHIYNNALFAAYTAKHGEAKAEEWLRGVKANLAQKPSGGDREAARDVAAGKCDIGIGNTYYWALMMNNDPEKKPWAEATRVILPTFEGGGTHVNLSGVLLAKHAPNKANGIKLIEWLVSEQAQQMYADQNYEYPVRSGVPIDSTIAGYGKLAPDPLPIAKIAANRKAAASLVDKVGFDN; encoded by the coding sequence ATGATCAATCTTCGCGTCCTTGCCGCCTCCGCGGCGGTGTTGAGCCTGACCCTATCCTTTGCCTCGAAAGCAGCCGCCAATGGCGAGGTCAACGTCTATACCTATCGCGAGACCAAGCTGATCCAGCCGCTGTTCGACGCCTTCAGCAAGGATACGGGCATCAAGGTCAATGTCGTCTCCGCAAGCTCAGGTCTGGAGCAGCGTATGAAGGCGGAAGGCGCCAACAGTCCGGCCGACGTGCTGCTGACAGTGGATATCGGCCGCATCGACGAGGCCGTGCAGGCCGGCGTCACCCAGCCGATCAAGTCGGAGGTGGTCGACAAGGTCGTGCCGGCGCAGTATCGCGATCCGGACGGATACTGGGCCGGCATCTCCATGCGCGCGCGCGTGATCTATGCCTCGAAGGATCGCGTCAAGCAGGACAAGATTACCTATGAGGAGCTCGCCGATCCCAAGTGGAAGGGCAAGATCTGCATTCGCTCGGGCCAGCACATCTACAACAACGCCCTGTTCGCGGCCTACACGGCCAAGCACGGCGAGGCCAAGGCCGAGGAATGGCTGCGCGGCGTGAAGGCCAATCTCGCGCAGAAGCCGTCGGGCGGCGATCGCGAAGCCGCGCGTGACGTGGCCGCCGGCAAGTGCGACATTGGCATCGGCAACACCTATTACTGGGCGCTGATGATGAACAACGATCCCGAGAAGAAGCCGTGGGCGGAGGCGACCCGCGTCATCCTGCCGACCTTCGAGGGCGGCGGCACCCACGTCAACCTCTCCGGCGTGCTGCTCGCCAAGCACGCGCCCAACAAGGCCAACGGCATCAAGCTGATCGAGTGGCTCGTCAGCGAGCAGGCGCAGCAGATGTATGCCGACCAGAACTACGAATATCCGGTTCGGAGCGGCGTCCCCATCGACTCCACCATCGCGGGCTACGGCAAGCTCGCCCCAGATCCGTTGCCGATCGCAAAGATCGCCGCCAACCGCAAGGCTGCGGCCTCGCTGGTGGACAAGGTCGGCTTTGACAACTGA